In Lolium rigidum isolate FL_2022 chromosome 7, APGP_CSIRO_Lrig_0.1, whole genome shotgun sequence, the DNA window acgaccccactcgtcagcacggaacggtcaacttaacggattccttccgtacgtccgagctccttctgcgggtttcagataaggacttggggaaaactgagaaaaacctaagaagctggggaaaactgagtacaattaagaacctgagggcacgaaaatagaaatctctAAATTAATATGAGcatcaagccgcctcattaaaaaccttccagtccccttaggtaccctggtaaggaaaagagtgcgtaagaaacttgcTGCTCCGAGAATTACACAATGTTCATACAATCGCGATCAACCAGACGAGACGCAGCTCGGTTGTGACACAATGTTcatacacttttttttttttttttttgctagaccGATCCACTTTGGCAATCATAATTTCTCAGAATCTCCTTCGCTTAACGATACAGACTCCAGCAATCAGAGCGATCTTCACTTGGACCATTAAGTGTATGCACAACACGCGAGCAATCAGATTCCAACAAAGCTGGACCAGCAAAGTGAAGAGATAGGCACTTCAGACCTTCAAGGGAGGCCAGAACCTCAGCCTCTTCAGCATTAGTGCAGCTCGGTACATATCTCCATTCCGAGAAAACAGGTCGACCGAGATGGTTTCTAATTATTATACCAAGGCCGGCCCTCTTAGTAAGGAAATCCCAACCTGCGTCCACGTTTACTTTCACAGTCCCTTCATCTGGTGGCGTCCAAGTAGATTGTATAGGAATTGGCGCGGCCAGGTGATCGTTGCTAGTAACGTTCTCCTTCCCCTTCGAGTTAGAACTGATAGACGCCACAGCTGAGAAGGAGATCAAGTAATTCCTGATGAATGTTTCACTATTTTCTTATCTTTGTGGAACAACTAAATTTCACTAGGTTATCAGTgcataaaaaaatattttatagATTTGGAAATTAATATCTAACCAAAATCAAAATTCTGTTAGAAATATCTAGACACGTACATTaagatgttgctcccgcattgtaCGCGACCCAGTGTGCTAGTTTGAGCAACAATACTATGGCTAAGTATTTCATTACAAGTGTGTGTCTAATATCTAAAGTATATGCTGCTAGTGGACTCAAAAATTTCCGTTGGAGAAATTTTAACATGCTCCAAGCTTATTTTGGGCGTCCGTTACTTTTGAGCCAACGCAGAGGATTAAAACTATGAATGGTCCAGATTGATTTAATACTCTTGCCTCCTAGCTACGAGGTTAGTTGGAGCACCTTAAAACGACGACTCCGTCTAgtttcttttaattgactcagatttagtataactttatactaaattcgagtcaattaaaaaggacctaAAGGAATAGCTATTTCCATTGTTCGTTTGTCCGGTGGACGAAGACTGCCTTCGCTTTTAAAAATTTATAAAGTCGCAGGGCTTCCCCCGGTAGCGATCACGTAAAGATGTGTCTTGTCTCCAAAGGTCAAACGAAAGCAACAGAATAACTGCAAAAACCTTGTTTACTAGCACTAGTGAGTGCGTCATGCTCTACGCATTAGTAGTGTCTTTGGCCGCAATGGAATCATTGCTACCATCTTCCCGGGCAATATGGTAGTCAAAGATAACATTTACCAAACTATTCAAGCTGATAGGCACATGTATTCTGTCACGTCTGTCGCTTTGCTTCCTCTCCAAGATGGGCATGTATATCTTGGTCCCATGCTCCCAGTTTTCAAGCATCATGCATGACGCACCGTTTTAAACACTATATATACATATGCAGTCCCCTCTCACTTGAACCACCAAGCAAATCAACCATCGACGAAACACAAGCAAAAACAGGCAGTTAATTACTTGTATACACAAATTCTAGCACAACACCATGGCCGGAGGAGATGACCTGAAGCTGATCGGCGCATGGCCAAGTCCATTTGTGACCAGGGTGAAACTTGCACTGAGCTTCAATGGCCTGAGCTTCGAGAATGTCGAGGAGGACATCAGCAACAAGAGCGAGCTCCTCCTCAGCTCCAACCCGGTGCATAAGAAGGTGCCCGTCCTCCTCCACAAAGGGAAGCCCATTTGTGAGTCCGTAGTCATCGTGCAGTACATCGACGAGGCGTTCGCTGGGACCGGTCCCTCATTGCTTTCCTCCGACCCCCATGAACGTGCTGTAGCGCGCTTCTGGGCCGCCTACATCGACGACAAGGTTTCTTTTCAACTAATGTATTGAAATTTACGGTTCACTTCTCCTGGGATCTGGATTTATACTGTGTTTGTGCAGCTTGTTGCTTCGTGGATGCAATCGTTCAGGGGCAAGACGGAGGAGGAGAAGTCCGAGGGGACTAAGCAGATGTTTGCTGCAGTGGAGACCTTGGAGGGAGCCCTGAGGGAGTGCTCCAAAGGGGAGGAATACTTCGGCGGCGAGAGCGTCGGACTCGTCGACGTTTCGCTGGGGAGCCTGCTCTCGTGGCTGAAGGCGACCGAAGTGATGTCCGGGGCCAAGATCTTTGACCCTGTTAAGACTCCGCTCCTAGCGGCATGGGTGGAGCGCTTCGGTGAGCTTGACGGTGCAAAGACGGCCTTGCCAGACGTCGACAGGGTGGTGGAGTTCGCCAAGATGAGGCAGGCACAGGCTGCAGCGGCCGCTGCAGCTTCTGAGAACTAGTAAACTAAGTCAGCATGGGGACATGACTCGTGAGTCGTGACTCCCATTTGATAGGAAATGCATATGTTTCCCTCCGAAATAAAGTCACTTATTTTACAGTATATTCTTTTTTCTCACCAAAAAAGTATACTCGATTGTTGTTCGtatgatctctttgatgtaactgTGTTTAGAATATTATAAAGATATTGTATTCCAACATGGTTTTGAGGTAGTTTACTAGTCCTATGTAGGAAATGCCGAGTACAATATTGACATGTTCAGACGTACACCATGTCATGGACACACAAGTGTAGCAAATACATGATTCTGTGGACCTTAGCTTCACAATCGACGGGAACAACCCTCTTAGGATTTCATTTGCTCCCTAGTAGGTTAAGAGTATCATTCCTCTCCTAACCATCCAATATGCAACCaatgaatctctctctctctctctctctctctctctccctccctccctccctccctctctctcagcTCTGTTAATTTCTTTGGGAAATTTTTGTCAGTTATTTTTGTTCGAGTAGTTTCAACCCATTAATAGATCTTTAACTGGATACTCTATCAATTAAAGCAGATATCGGTTTAAAATTGACAACAtcaacaaaagaaagaaaaaataataCATATTGTGATGGATTATATCCAAAAGATTTAGCCATGCATGATAAACCTAGAACTTATATCATTCATGCACCTAATCGAAGCTATTGACACATAGCCATGCATAACACTATAATAAGATGTATGCTATTTTTTTCTTATTACCCACTCGATGATGTTGTTCGTCAGAATTTTTACTACCTCTGGTTCAAAATAGTTGCCGCGTGTTCAATAAACCTAGACAGATTTCTGCGACAATTAATTTGGATTGAAGGGAGTCTCGAAATTTTGAGGAGTCTTTCCTTAATACTTGTTTCCATCAAATGGCTGTGGGATGGATCTTTGGGAGAAGCGGCATGGGAATGTCTCTTGTGGGCAGAGGAATACGTGTGTTACTCTTTGTTTTTTTAGGGAGGTGAGGTCCATGCGTCCTTTTGCTAGCTAGTCGGGTCATCTTTTTGTTGGGCATGCGGAAGGTTTCatgtttctgttttgttttagttCATGATGCATATATATCCAACTATCCATATGTGTATGTGGATTTTGGGATTTTAGTTGACCAAGTTTAAGTTAGCCTGGTTCTCCGTATGTCGGTATCAGATGAGCGAGGTTTTGTACAGTGAATCGGTGATGGTAGTTTAGGAGGGACCATGTCTCCTGGGTGATTGTTCTAGTCAAGGTCCTTCCAAATCCTTGCTTTAATTGGTTTAATTGTCACTTCCAACAACATTTTGAAATATAGATATGTACTAAATAGCAACTCTTGCCATACACCTTTCTCATTTAAAAGCTTAAGCGGCCATTTACTATCTCTCAATTGAGAGTCTGGATCTTCTTCTTGGGCAAACAATTTTTGCCTCATCCCATTTTGAGGACAGCTAGCAAGATGATGCGTAGTAAGAAACAGACCGTTTTTCAAACCGGCTACAATGGGTTCCTTTTTTCCAAATTTTGCTTTAGAAATTCTAACTTAGAAGTATCACGCATCATGGTTAAATTATGAAGTACAAATAGTTGAAAAAAGATTTATTGCTACATTTAGAGATAATCGTTATTGATATAATGAATGCGAAGGACCTACAACAATGATAGAACACTCTGGCAAAACCAGTTGACGGCAGACTTGAAATTGTTGCTTTGGATCTCGCTTAACTGAACCTCTTGCAAGAATTTTTGGGTTTTCAAGACATTGGACTCTCAATTCAGTCAACACTGTAGGTCTATTCATGCTTTTTTTTTTGCCATCCATCTTGATTAAATGGAAATGTTGGTAAAAAATGGGAATATCTATTGTATATCAAGTACCTCTAGCTCGTggcatccacgtattccttcaatTAGTACATTTTCTTTACGCTTATCAATTGACCAAATAAAATTGTATTTATGATGGTATGATCTTTTCCGCACATTTCAAGCCAGAAGAGTACATCTGGTCGGTGTCAAGCAACTCGCGCATTGTGGTTGGCATCTACTCCGTTTTGTTGGTTCTCGGACATGGTCCTTCGGAGATACTCCATAATTACCATGTATACTGGGTTTAGTTGAAATGGAACTTCGAAAATTTGGACCGAGTATATAAGAAAAAAAATGACACATACGGAGTATAATAAAAGATAAATATTATTCGCTTTATCATAAAATGTATTTAATGTTATATGTACTACTTGGTATTATAGATCTTCTATgtattactacctccatcccaaggcttaaggcctatatttttttcagaaagtcaaactatgttaagtttgactaagtttttataaaaaatcattaacatgtcaaatacaaaattgatattattagatagataatgaaatatattttcatgtgctatctacaaaatatcatatttattaatagattattctaaaattttgatcaaattttacttgctttgacttttccaaaaaatataagccttaagtctTAGGATGGAGTAGTATTGGTCAGACCTTACAAAGTCCGACTTTAACTAAACCCAGAATATAGGGTAATTATGGAGTTCATTAATAAGGTTATCAGCGAAACATTGATCGGTGTGGCCATGTATTTTCTAACTGTGATTTTCTAGAGAGTTGTTCGGTACCATGTGCAAAGCATAGTGGAGGACTAGTCAATTGCAGCTGCCTCAATACCCCAGTCCAAGTCCCAACCGAGCTTAGACGGTTACACAATTCTTGTTGCTCTGAACCTCTGATCCACCATATCCCACCTGCACAAGCTAGAACTAGCTCAGCTTTCACACCACACTCAAAAAATCGAGCAGAAAGATGGCCGGAGGTGATGAACTGAAGCTGTTGGGCTCATGGCTGAGTCCATTCGCCACCAGGGTGAAGCTGGCCCTCGCCCTCAAGGGCCTGAGCtacgcggaggtggaggaggacctCTGCAACAAGAGCGAGCTGCTCCTCCGCTCCAACCCCGTGCACAAGAaggtgccggtgctcatccacaaCGGCGTTCCCGTGTGCGAGTCTGTGATCATCATGCAATACATCGACGAGGCCTTCGCCGGCGCCGGGCCCTCCCTCCTCCCCTTGGACCCCCACGAGCGCGCCGTCGCTCGGTTCTGGGCCTCCTACATCGATGAGAAGGTTAGACATCGACCGTGCATCTGAAAGCTGATTCTACTGATCACTGAAGTGATGTGGTGTGGCTGTGTGCAGCTCGTGATCCCGTGGGTGCGGTCGTTTAGAGGCACAACGGAGGAGGAGAAGTCAGAGGGGTTGAAGCAGGCGTTCGCCGCGGTGGAGAACCTGGAGGGAGCTTTGAGGGAGTGCTCGAAGGGGAAGGGCGGCTTCTTCGGTGGCGACGGTATTGGGCTCGTCGACATCACGCTGGGGAGCCTGCTCACGTGGGCGCACGCCGCCGAGGTCATGTCCGGGACAAGGATCTTTGACCCTGCCAGGACCCCGCTCCTGGCCGCGTGGATGGTACGCTTCGACGAGCTCGACGTCGCCAAGGCTGTCTTGCCGGACGTTGGCAGGATGGTCGAGTTCAAGACGAAGCAGGCACGGGCTCTCGCTGCCGCCAGAGCTTCAGACAGCAAGTAAACTTCAGGCACACTCTCGCTTGGTGGCAGGAAAAAAATTGGTACTACAAAATAAGGATTAGTTGCAACTTTTTAGAGGAACATCAAATTAACTGGTCATGACAAGAGTGTAGGCACTTTGAGTTCAAGATTTTACCTACAGGTTACCTTCACTTGTATGAAGTTGGTTGGTATGAGAATGAGCAAGCAACAAAGCAGCAGATGAGTTTCATGAACTGTGCTGGCATCAGAAGGATCCACACCATTTACGTGTTTACACAATTCGCTAGTGCGATTAGGCAAACAAGAGGTGCATCCCTGCAAGAAATGTTAGATTAGAAGTACCTTTACTCGTACTGAGAGCATATTCAGCTGACACAAACAATCCATAAAAGCAGTCCATATGCAAGGGTGCAGGTCAGCAGTAAGGCAGTAATTAACTTCATGGAGTGAGCCCATTTCGTTCAGTTGTATTGAGAGACATATGTCTGTTTTAAAAATATCAATTGATTCACCGTGTCACTTAGGTAGGAAAACAATACACTTCTCACTTGAGGAATATTTACCATGAGCATTTTTCATTCAACTGTTTTGGCACACATAAAAAAACTAATATAATCTTGATCAAAGCTGCAAATTATTATTTTCAGTTCATTGAACCAAGACATACCTGTGACCCAAAATAACATGTGTTTCTCACAAAAAAAATATAGTAGAAAATATCTCAAGTTATCGCTAGATGACATGGTTCTGGAGTACACTTCAGACAGCACAATCTATGAACTGGGAGTATCCCCCAATCACCAATAACCACCTCCAACTAAAATTAATAAATATTATACCTTCGTTTGCACCTTTGCTTGAAGTGGAAACCTTCATGACCCAGAGTGATGATGATTCTTCCATGAGCGATAAACAAGATCAGTTTGTAAAATAATGTGTGGATACTTTTGCATAATGAGACAAGTTACCAATAGAATTGTCCAAGGATCACCTAATATTCCATATCATTTTGAGACAATTATATTACTGCATGATTATGCAGACAGGAATCTTAAGTAAAACTAAAGCCAGAGAAGCATGAGAGAGACTTTTCCCATAAATCTCACTGTTACAAGCTTGGTCATCAGAATAAACAAAAAAGATGAGCTATGATTACATACACAGAAAATAAAGACATGGTTCCTACAGCCATCTCGAAAATAAGCTCCACAGCCCTAAATAATGACGGATCACATCAAACATCAACTCCTGGCCTCCTGGGGCGTTACATCTTATGAGCACGCACAGGAGACACCTCAGAAAAGTCATTGTGCAAGATCAATTCCTTCAAGCAGATCGTTAGCATGATTAGCCAAATAATGTTGTGGACCATagcatatgcttgcaagatatttGCAAAAGGTGATGCAGCAAACAGCTAAACTGAGAATACATTCCTTCTGTTTCTCAATGTTAACTGGTAGCCTGTCTGTACAAGGAAGGTTGGCAGAATCTTCCTTGGAGAGATGGAAAGACTGAAATATTGCTGAACCAAGCCAACTGAAGTCTATAGGGTTCTTTATCTTTTCCAAACAAGCTGAGCTTTGGGCAAGAAATGGCCAGCACTGCAATGATAATGATAACATGCGCTTGCCAAACTCTTCACAAGTTGATCTGAATTTATTGTACTGGAAGGGATCACGTTTTTCTGACCCTGTTGAACATGAAGCAAAGCTGAACTTAGCTTCAGATACATTTTTCCTTGTCTCTCCCTTTATACATTCAACAAAATCTAACATGGATTGTCCGGTGCTTAACAAAAAATGTGACAGTGGGATCAGAAAGGAGCATTCAGATAAGAATAAATGGTGTGTAGCTCCTGCAAGAACAAATGAATAAGCTGCTGCAGCTTTGGCCATTTCGAAAGAAGCAGCACCGTTTTCTCCCTCGGTGTTTGCTGTAAGGGCACGAAAACGGTAAGCAGAGGCAAGTGCTATGTAAGCTCCAAGACATATATGGTGAAGAGGATGAAGTATATCTCTTTTTTGTGAATATTCCACTTGCTGCAAATCACCCATCAAATTTTTGGAAAGCATGGTTTCAATCATATCACAGCAAGCTTTAGGGTCATCATCCAATGAGTATACAGAGATTGCCTGTTGTAAGATATCATTCAAATCCTCCACTGCTGCCGACATAGCACCATCCTCTGGTGAATTCAAGTTCCTAAAAGCACACTGATTAGAATACCATGTCAGTTTgcagaaaatataaaatataatatCTTATTTTTCTCTGCAAAGGAGAATTTGCTAGTTTAAGCATAAAATGTTAACAACCTGCAACATATGCAACTATGTAGCAAAAGTTTGCTAGCTTAGTGTATGCAACAGAAACCACTGCTGTTAGTTACTGGTCAATATACAGTTTATTTGTAAGTTATATGCGGGACAAGTTAGAAGACATATTCATTCATGGCAGAGCAGCTAATCATTTTAAGTTTTCCTAACAATCCTCAAAACATCAAACATATAAAGTGCATGGTGGATTGTGAGCAAATGATGACAACGTTTTATCCAGAGTTTGTCTCTTACATTCAGAAGAAAGTCCACATATGGTTCTGGGGATGAAGTACAGCGCTTGCAAGAACAAATGaatttgtactttgaccaaagatcTGAATGCCTTGCATCCTGTAAAGAGAAGTTGAGACTTATGAGTTTGATAACAGTAGGAAGATAGTAAGTTAGTAACCTAAATTCATTCCGCTCCTGAATACATGTCACTAACAATCAAATTTGTTTCTAAATACATGACATTCTACTATTTAGAGATAAATGTACACCCCCTCATGCCCCTTCCCTTTGGCTATTTTCAATGCCACTTATAATTATGCACCAGAGTAGCAGACAGTCAAGAAAGAGTAGTAATGCAATCTTTTCCAGATGTAACTTGGTTGACGAGCAGACTGATAAAACGCCACACATCCAAAAGCCGAAGGAGTATTTAATATCATAAAACATATTGAGTAACAGTCTGGAAAATGCTGACAATAATAGCTGTCACATTAACTTAACCAACATAATAAGTGTGGAGTGTGCATCAACTACTACCAAGATATACATATCCATTACATCTAAACGGAAACATATGATATATATGGGTTCCCAAATAATCTGCAAATCCATCATAAAGTAAGTGTACATTCAGATATAGCTTGCATAAGGTGGGACTGCATATATGTAAAATGGTCACTGGACCTGTTTTTCTTA includes these proteins:
- the LOC124673817 gene encoding probable glutathione S-transferase GSTU6, whose product is MAGGDDLKLIGAWPSPFVTRVKLALSFNGLSFENVEEDISNKSELLLSSNPVHKKVPVLLHKGKPICESVVIVQYIDEAFAGTGPSLLSSDPHERAVARFWAAYIDDKLVASWMQSFRGKTEEEKSEGTKQMFAAVETLEGALRECSKGEEYFGGESVGLVDVSLGSLLSWLKATEVMSGAKIFDPVKTPLLAAWVERFGELDGAKTALPDVDRVVEFAKMRQAQAAAAAAASEN
- the LOC124673818 gene encoding probable glutathione S-transferase GSTU6, coding for MAGGDELKLLGSWLSPFATRVKLALALKGLSYAEVEEDLCNKSELLLRSNPVHKKVPVLIHNGVPVCESVIIMQYIDEAFAGAGPSLLPLDPHERAVARFWASYIDEKLVIPWVRSFRGTTEEEKSEGLKQAFAAVENLEGALRECSKGKGGFFGGDGIGLVDITLGSLLTWAHAAEVMSGTRIFDPARTPLLAAWMVRFDELDVAKAVLPDVGRMVEFKTKQARALAAARASDSK